A window of the Gossypium hirsutum isolate 1008001.06 chromosome A05, Gossypium_hirsutum_v2.1, whole genome shotgun sequence genome harbors these coding sequences:
- the LOC107959827 gene encoding uncharacterized protein, with product MGFFNYGVAGVGFILIGFWEFINSLNPTVNPFPTPSSSSLSTQIKSASISKTKENPFSSSPSFIFVSIFSLLIFLNSVVSIFDAFSSKDRVGTVLQLQMLSLALLFLLYSALGLLNNKKGSYFWPDSVLELVLLLAFVEEFLLYYLQRKDTSGIENRYFDLLCVPIAICVVSTMLELRSKRSIYSKSVRGIGLILHGTWFVQMGFSFYTNLMVHGCSLHEKSRGNYTIKCRSHPDYHRARSIATLQFNCHLALLVVLVVGMLSLIGKRNGVAVGASGDGLRYKPLGAEIQLMDSNGGNFTLDSDEDLDNGIKEEDDLVKEKSAVVELGVNGHASHVRGKHLVVSFG from the coding sequence atGGGATTTTTCAATTACGGCGTTGCCGGCGTTGGTTTCATCTTGATCGGGTTCTGGGAATTCATCAACTCCTTAAACCCAACCGTAAACCCGTTTCCAactccatcttcttcttcactTTCAACCCAGATCAAATCTGCCTCTATTTCTAAAACTAAAGAGAACCCTTTTTCTTCATCACCATCTTTCATCTTTGTATCAATCTTTTCCCTTTTGATTTTCTTGAATTCTGTGGTTTCAATCTTTGATGCTTTCAGTTCAAAGGATCGGGTGGGTACGGTGCTCCAGTTACAAATGCTCTCACTTGCTCTGCTCTTCTTGCTTTACTCTGCTTTGGGTCTTTTAAATAATAAGAAAGGTTCATACTTTTGGCCTGATTCTGTTCTTGAATTAGTTCTGCTTTTAGCTTTTGTTGAAGAATTTTTGTTGTATTACTTGCAAAGAAAGGATACAAGTGGGATTGAGAATAGATATTTTGATCTTTTATGTGTTCCCATAGCAATTTGTGTGGTTTCAACAATGTTAGAATTGAGATCTAAGAGGTCCATTTACTCGAAATCGGTACGAGGTATTGGGTTGATTTTACACGGAACATGGTTTGTGCAAATGGGATTTTCATTTTACACTAATTTGATGGTTCATGGATGTAGCTTACATGAAAAAAGTAGAGGGAATTATACTATTAAATGCAGAAGTCACCCTGATTATCATAGAGCAAGGTCTATTGCCACATTGCAATTCAATTGCCATCTTGCTTTGCTTGTGGTTCTGGTTGTTGGGATGTTATCGCTTATTGGCAAAAGAAATGGTGTTGCTGTTGGTGCTTCAGGGGATGGTTTGCGGTATAAGCCATTAGGGGCCGAAATACAGCTAATGGATAGTAACGGGGGGAATTTCACTTTGGATTCTGATGAAGATCTCGACAATGGGATTAAAGAAGAAGATGATTTGGTGAAAGAGAAGTCAGCTGTTGTGGAATTGGGTGTTAATGGCCATGCTTCACATGTCAGAGGTAAACATTTAGTGGTTTCTTTCGGATAG
- the LOC107959826 gene encoding protein NRT1/ PTR FAMILY 5.9 encodes MSGGGRVQGLSRSCILLIVIAGMERFAFKGVASNLVTYLTDVVQMSNSSAAKTVNSWCGFTSMLPLLVAPLADSFWDRYSTILTSSFVYVLGLGAVASTATIWTWSPPSNKSSPAFLFWSLCLISLGQGAYNPSLQAFGADQLDHDEELPSSKDDKNSNKKSLFFQWWYFGVCSGSLLGLILMSYIQDTFGWVLGFAIPMFAMITSVAIFTCGNRIYAYKPDKSIDSKPFQNILQVIKVTASKLVNGRIRINLPDDKSDVGELELQEKPLCDQKFGSNGGFDGNLRNKTHLLENAKIVLRLLPIWAMLLMFAVIFQQPATFFTKQGMTMKRNIGRNFKIPPATLQSAITLSIILMMPLYDKVLIPITQIVTRNQKGITVMQRMGVGMFLSIIAMIIAAVVETKRLEINRKTSSLESETVELSIFWLLPQYVLLGISDIFTVVGMQEFFYNEVPVRMRTMGFALYTSVFGLGSFLSALMISVIEAFTSSGGRQSWFSDDMREDGLDKYYWLLALASTLSLLFYAIFCKFYTTRIELENGNRK; translated from the exons ATGTCTGGTGGTGGAAGAGTTCAGGGACTTTCCAGGTCATGTATTCTTCTTATAG tgattgCTGGCATGGAGAGGTTTGCATTCAAAGGGGTGGCATCGAATTTGGTTACATATCTCACAGATGTAGTGCAAATGAGCAATTCTTCAGCAGCCAAAACAGTTAACAGTTGGTGTGGATTCACTTCAATGTTGCCACTGTTGGTGGCACCCTTGGCTGACTCTTTTTGGGATAGATATTCAACCATTTTGACCTCATCTTTCGTCTATGTTTTG ggACTTGGAGCAGTGGCATCAACAGCAACGATATGGACATGGTCACCACCAAGCAACAAAAGCTCCCCAGCATTCCTGTTTTGGTCTCTGTGTTTGATTTCACTAGGCCAAGGTGCATATAACCCATCTTTGCAAGCCTTTGGAGCTGACCAACTGGATCATGATGAAGAATTACCCTCTAGTAAGGATGACAAAAACTCTAACAAAAAGAGTTTATTCTTCCAATGGTGGTATTTTGGTGTTTGTAGTGGCAGCCTCTTAGGTCTCATACTTATGTCCTACATCCAAGACACCTTTGGTTGGGTACTTGGATTTGCCATCCCCATGTTTGCAATGATTACATCAGTTGCAATTTTCACATGTGGTAACCGAATCTATGCATATAAACCAGATAAAAGCATTGACAGTAAGCCCTTTCAGAACATACTTCAAGTAATCAAAGTGACTGCATCAAAGCTTGTCAATGGCAGAATCAGAATCAACTTACCAGATGACAAGTCTGATGTAGGGGAGCTTGA GCTTCAAGAGAAACCTCTTTGTGATCAAAAGTTTGGCAGCAATGGTGGTTTCGATGGGAATCTCAGAAACAAAACTCACCTGCTTGAAAACGCAAAAATAGTACTCAGGCTTTTGCCAATATGGGCAATGCTTCTGATGTTTGCTGTAATTTTCCAACAACCTGCAACCTTTTTTACGAAACAAGGCATGACAATGAAGAGGAACATCGGTAGGAACTTCAAGATCCCACCAGCAACACTACAAAGTGCAATTACGTTATCTATAATACTAATGATGCCATTATATGACAAAGTTTTGATCCCAATCACCCAAATTGTTACCCGCAATCAAAAAGGTATTACCGTAATGCAGAGGATGGGAGTCGGCATGTTTCTATCCATCATTGCTATGATCATAGCTGCAGTTGTCGAAACAAAGAGGCTCGAGATCAACAGGAAGACGAGTTCCCTAGAATCAGAAACAGTAGAACTAAGCATCTTTTGGTTGCTTCCTCAATATGTTCTTCTAGGAATTTCAGACATTTTCACAGTTGTAGGGATGCAAGAGTTCTTCTACAATGAAGTACCTGTTAGGATGCGAACGATGGGGTTTGCACTGTACACGAGTGTTTTCGGGCTCGGAAGTTTCCTGAGTGCCTTGATGATTTCAGTCATCGAAGCCTTCACAAGTTCAGGAGGAAGACAAAGCTGGTTCTCTGATGACATGAGGGAAGACGGACTCGACAAATACTACTGGCTTTTAGCCTTAGCAAGTACTTTGAGTTTACTGTTCTATGCAATTTTCTGCAAGTTCTATACAACGAGAATTGAACTCGAAAATGGAAACCGTAAATAA
- the LOC107960974 gene encoding uncharacterized protein, with translation MDARFVACGDPIELLIIFCVFCYPAMSIWMFLIRLDEVHEFLNSPFAEWLDVNITDPSRFPFDSNNWDCFFAALCWCIWKEQNRGIFDVDSVVGAVSYTKRADFGLIAGMHNLSSHLRLDGGCTRALTIVHWIKLNISWLKVNTEGARNEESECAVVDLIVLCRIMMVFG, from the coding sequence ATGGATGCTCGGTTTGTTGCATGTGGGGATCCAATTGAACTATTGATCATATTCTGTGTTTTTTGCTACCCGGCTATGTCAATTTGGATGTTTCTTATACGCCTTGATGAGGTTCATGAATTTCTGAACTCGCCATTTGCTGAGTGGTTGGATGTGAACATTACTGATCCCTCTCGGTTCCCTTTTGACTCGAATAATTGGGACTGCTTTTTTGCTGCACTTTGCTGGTGCATTTGGAAGGAACAAAATAGAGGTATTTTCGATGTTGATTCTGTTGTGGGGGCTGTCTCATACACCAAACGCGCCGACTTTGGGCTAATAGCAGGTATGCACAACTTGAGCAGTCACCTACGATTGGACGGGGGATGCACGAGGGCTCTTACAATTGTTCATTGGATTAAGCTGAACATCAGCTGGTTGAAAGTAAATACAGAAGGGGCTAGGAATGAAGAGTCTGAATGTGCGGTTGTTGACTTGATAGTGTTGTGCAGAATCATGATGGTGTTTGGATAG